A stretch of DNA from Triticum dicoccoides isolate Atlit2015 ecotype Zavitan chromosome 2A, WEW_v2.0, whole genome shotgun sequence:
TATCCTGAGGTTGGTGCAGCCCCTAgggcgccctcagttgtttatccaccagtgcggagcatggggcttccacttgggcgtgggcaTAGTCGTTGGTCGACCGTGTCTtttgccagcgcggagcatggggctttTCCACTTGGGCGTGGGCATAGTCGTTGTTCGACCGTGTCGTTCGCCAgagcggagcatggggcttccacttggcGTGGGTAGGGAGCTCTGTGTTAGAGTCTCCGAGCGTGTACAACCCTATTTCGTCCATACGCGTGTCACGGCAGAACTGGAGGAGGTGTATCTGGGAACTCGTGAGccaacgcgggactcacgaggccctacatcaaggcgggttgcgcctgaatcTTCTGGCGCGGAGCATGCTTACAAAACCTATGTGATGGGGGCGACCTGCGCCGAATGAACCTCCGGAGGCTATCGCATGAGAAGGCCGAACACCaaggaccccaggaggtgacgtgaacgggaccgGCCCGCTAGACATAGCTCGGTCGCTTGGATTTATTGACGCTGCAGGGAAGCACCCGAGCATAGacgtcgtgcccagtcttctcatgcaacaaACCCGGGGAAGGACACTCGGCGCGCTGCTCCTGCGACGGCGAAGCGCCGAACTGCGGTTGTACGAACCGAGCCGTGCGCCCTGACTCACCCACTCTCGATTAGCTCACGCGAGGACAAGGCACCAAGGACCCCGGGAGGTGACGTGCACGGGAGCTGGCCCGCGAGACAGAGCTCAGTCGCTTGGATTTATCAAtgatattttttttccttttgcgagaggcacgaccatgccttTTGCGAAAGAAATGCGTGCCTCCACGAGAAATAAATATGTGCCTCTCATGAAAGGAAAAAAACACGTGTTTTTCTATTTTACGagtggcacgggcgtgcctctcgcGTAAGCAAATTCGTACCTCCACAAGAAATAAAATTGTGACTTTCGCAGGGAAAAAAATAAAATATACTTTTTTCATATATTTTTTGTCCAAAACCTAAGAAAAACCGAAGACCCAAAAAAATTCATCTAAAAGCCAAAAAAGAccacaaaaaaataaaaatgaaagacAAAATTCAGAGTGAGCGTCCATAGCGCGACACGTGGCCGTGGCTGAGAGCGTCAAGTGGCGCGCTCCGAGACCACCTCAAATGACCTTGCGGGGGTTTGTGAAGGAGTACTCTTTAATTACTCGTCTTAATCACTCGTTGGGTGAAATTCAAGGCATCAGTTGGGTTGGTCTAAGCATTTCCTTTGGAGACCAGAAATGCCAGGACGCGCAAAGAAAGTCAGAGCTCATGATTCTTTCGTTCTCGAATTGAATCCACGAACCAACGGCATTTCCATTCAGGCATTAAAGTCCAGCATTGACTTTTCGTCACTCCCCGTCCCACACGATATGCCAAATCAGACGTGAATGAAGAAACAACAAAGCAAAGTCTCTGACAGGTCGGTCACGAGACCAGCACAGCATCTCACATCATTGGCACCATTCACATAACTGTTTCACGTAGTATTTCAGTTTTTGGGGCGAAAGCGTCACGAGATTATCGTGTCATACAAAGTCTCCTCTTGCAAGTTGTGTATGTACAGTGCAGGTGTAGGATGTAACAGCAGCACTGACAACTGGGTCAAATTAAGTTGTTTTCTAGCCTGGGCCCGGGTGTCCGTGAGCCGTGAGGCGGAAGCGTTCGTATGCGTAGCGCCAGGCGGCCGCTCGTCTTGCAGTTGGAACCAACTGGTCCCGATTGTGCCCCCGCCACGCGTAGCGCTGTTCCATAGTCAACTTCCTCTCTCCATCCTAGCCGTCCGTACCATCCAACGGCGGGAGATGCCCACCGGCAAACACCCGGTAAGCCCGTCTCTCTTGCCCGGGAAGCACAGGATCCCGGCCGTCGATCGGGCCTCTGCTTTGACCCGAACTGGTCCACCATCTGACCACCACCCGCTGCTCCCGGTTACCGCCTCGCCTTCTTTTATAATCCGACCTTCCTCGCGTCTCcctcacttcttcttcctcccccatttCCGTTGTCCGGCGAGCACCTATCTTATCTTGGGAGGGCGGTCGCGATGATGACCATGGATCTGATTGGAGGATACGGGAGGGCGGACGAGCAGGTGGCCatccaggaggcggcggcggcggggctgtgcgggatggagcacctcatcCTGCAGCTCTCCCGGACAGGCACCAGCGAGAGCTCGCCGGTTGGGTCGTCGGAGGCGCCGGAGCAGCAGGTAGACTGCCGGGAGATCACTGATATGACCGTGTCCAAGTTCAAGAAGGTGATTTCTATCCTCAACCACCGCACTGGCCACGCCAGGTTCCGGCGCGGGCCTGTGGTGGCGCAGTCCCAGGGCCCCGCCGTGTCCGAGCCGGCGCCGGTGAGGGCGTCTTCGTCGAGGTCCATGACCTTGGACTTCACCAAGGCGTCTTCCGGGTACGGAAACGACGCCGGGTTCAGCGTCTCGGCCGCGAGCTCATCCTTCATGTCGTCGGTGACCGGTGACGGGAGCGTGTCCAACGGACGCGGGGGCGGGTCCTCGCTGATGCTCCCGCCGCCACCTTCGGCCAGCTGCGGGAAACCGCCGCTGGCGTCCTCCGCGGCATCCACCGGCGCCGGTGCCGGGCAGAAGCGCAAGTGCCACGACCACGCGCACTCAGAGAACGTCGCCGGCGGAAAGTACGGCGCCTCCGGTGGCCGCTGCCACTGCTCCAAGCGCAGGTTAGTAGTCTAGCAGATTCGATTCACCCAGCGATGGATTTCGTTGTTCCGTTCTTCGTCTGCCGGTGTTATCCATGTTGCTGAAGAATGAATGATGGAACCGGCAGGAAATCCCGGGTTCGGCGGATGACTCGCGTGCCGGCGATCAGCTCGAAGGCGGCGGAGATCCCCGCGGACGACTTCTCGTGGCGCAAGTATGGCCAGAAGCCTATCAAGGGCTCCCCCTACCCACGGTGAGGCAGCATCCCTTCCCTCCACCATGTGTGACCATAGTAATCTTGGAGTTTGGGCAGTGAACTaaccaccagtgaacttgctgggtGATATGCATGCAGAGGTTACTACAAGTGCAGCACGGTGCGCGGGTGCCCGGCGCGGAAGCACGTGGAGCGCGACCCCAGCGACCCCTCCATGCTCATCGTGACCTACGAGGGCGAGCACCGGCACACCCCCGCggaccaggagccgctcgccccgcTACCGGAGCTCTGAAATCTCTTTGCCATTACCGTCGTCCTCACATGTTAATTCAACTTAGCTTATGACCATGTTCCCTTCGTGACTGCTAGCTACCATATATTACTACTAATAAGTAAGCACTagaatttctttttcttttggccgcATCGGTTTAGTCGCACTAAGCATGTTGTAAAAGAACATGTGTAGTTGGAAGCTTTGAGCTTTGAAGAAGAAAAGGTGCGTGGTAGACAAGAGAAAGAGAAAGATGTGTTTCAGAGTTGGGTTTGATCCTCCCGTGGCTCGGGTTCTGGGGGGTCAAAAGAGGGCGGTGGTTGAACGGGCAAGTGCTTTTGGTCCCGGGTGGGGCCGGCGCGACAGGGACGGGTGGGGGAAAGCGGTCAAGGAACGCGGCAGGTGGTCCCTCTCGGCGCCGCTGGCGTCGTTGACTCGTGTTGCTCCAGCGGTGCTCTGTTCTGCTCGATTATTGTTTGTTTGCTTGCTTGGGCTCGTTTGGCGTGCGGTGCGGCTGGCTACGGCCACACCCGCCAGCCAGTGTGGACGTCCGGTCGATAGCGTCTTGGTTGGTTCGCCAACGGTGTCGTTGAAAATCGGGCGTTGAGCTTTAAAGCTGTTGCGCGGTGCTTTTTTCTTTTTGCGGGCAGTGCTGTTGCGCGGTGCTGATAGTGGCCCTGTTTGGATAATCTAACTTAATtaaaggttagagttagattctaaccttaAATCAACCCTAAACTAACTTTAATCAAAGAGCTGTTTGGATGATAGAGTTAGATTGATAATAAAtattctttctcaatcatttgactaattTAGACCATGTTTGGATGGGAGGGGTAACCTTTTTTTACTAATTTTTTTAGTGGGCCTAAGAGAACTAAATCAAATAAGCTCCTCTAGTGTGGGCTAGTTTTTTAGGGTGGGTTAGATCAAACTAACCCATCATGTTTGGATATTTTTAggttatttgagccccaactaaccAAAACTAACTCTAACTTAGGGATCCAAACAGGACCAGTGTTGAATTTCCTTTCCTCCATTTAATTTAATACTAATGCTATATAGTGTCCGTCCGATCATGCAGCACTGCTGCTGCTGCGACCTCATCTAAAAACGCCGGGAATTTTACAGACTAAGACTTAACCAAGTCTTCGTCAAATGATATAGTATATAGAAAAACTAAGAGAAAACTTTTTGTACGGATCTTCATATAAAATCAAAGGACTATAGCATCAACTGGGACATGACGAAAGTCTCAGTCGACTATATACAACACTACCTTTTTATAGTGAGTGTTGTAGTGTCAAAACACTCTTTTACTATGAGATGAAGAGCATTAGTTAAAtatataaataatagcactagGTTCCTGCTAATTGTTTGTCTGTGACGCTGTCGACTGTCGTTTCACATAAGCCGGCATCGAATTCTTCAACAACTTTGAAGGGAGACTTTGGATTACACGATAAAAACAATAGGTGAAATGCTGACAGCAGTTGCACTTCGTGTTTTTCTTTTAAACAAGAAGTAGGCGCCCTCTTTGACTCACTCGATCCCATCTTTCCTCCTCATCTCTCCATGTGACGTGGGGTCACGACCTCCATGACTCGTTCCAGTGGCCGTGGCATCTTGTGCCTCGTCCTGTCCTCTAGTAGTATTTTTTCTGGTGGGGTTGGCTTGGCTTTTTGGAGTGCTGCGGTTAAGACTTGGTCCGATTTTGCTTGGATATGTTGCGGAAAAGGCATGGAAAGAGGCGGGGACTATCAACGTGGGTGGAGAGTGAGCCAAAGTCAAAAAGGGCATCTTTTCGGTTCATATGTTTCTATTGTGTGTTGGAGGGAGGTGCAGGTGGATTTGTTCGGTTTCGCGCGAATGTGTGCCCTGTTTCTACTCCCACCAACTTGCTGGATCTTCTACGGTGCCAacagcacgcacgcacgcacgcttaTATCTCTACTATATACTACTCCATCCGtttcaaaatataagtctttttaaagattctaataggtgactatatacaaagcaaaatgagtgaatctatattttaaaatatgtctatatatatccgtatgttgtaatctatttgaaatgtctaaaaagacttatatttcggaacggagggagtatatactactTTAATTAAAAAGAACGTAAGGTTTTCATTTCATCTTATTTCcaacacccttcatccaaccttcctTGTATGATAATAAATCAACTTAATTTACTTATCTTGTAAACCAGTTCtattttaatttacttaccaaacttcagATCAAAATATAAAGTAATTCATGGGCAAAATTTAATgatcatttatttacacaatcacattaTTATAGACAGGTAAATCACAAGCCAACACGGTAGAAGATTTATATTTCGTTGCAACGCACAGACATTGTTCTAGCACACACAAAAATATTGAAGACTTGTGGCGTGTTTTGGTAGCATCCACCTTTTTTGCCGTCTTGCATATGTGACCTAGTTGCGCCTGATGGAGTGGATACATGGTAAAAATCATGTTGTGCACATAGTTTGGTAGTCTGCATCCTCTTTAGCCTGGCTGCAACGGAACACATGCATAGTGTTTGTTTATGGGCTTGTTCTAGGCAACACATGTTCGGTTAGATGCAACAAATGTTGTCCGGTAACCTCCCTTCAGAGTTAGCACACCCACAACCACGACATAGATAAATAGGCAAACCACAAACCCTTAACTCAAGTTATAAACACACAGTTAAACACGTAACAGCTACGACAAAGGCTGAGACAATCCACGCAAAAAGTCTTAGGTACAGAGTGGACTTCCCAGGCATCCATGGTAAAGGCCTCGTCGTGCTTATTGCACATGGTCATCCACTTGACGCCCTCTTCGTCAAAGACAACCACCTTCAGGGTGTCGGGAGTCCCCAACTGGAAggtgattgatgacccacaagtataggggatcaatcgtagccctttcgataaataagagtgtcgaacccaacaaggagcagaaggaaatcacaagcgcttttaagcaaggtattttctgcaagcactgaaattatcagcaaTAAATAGTTTGATATTGTAACAGGCAATAAGTAGTAatggtaacaaaggtgcagcaaggtagcccaatccttttttaggAAAGGACAGGCcggaacggtctcttataataagcaaagcattcttgaggacacacagaaatttcatctagtcactttcatcatgtttgtttgattcatgttcgctactttgataatttgataggtgggtggaccggtgcttagatgttgttcttacttgagcaagcctcccacttatgattaacccctctcgcaagcatccgcaagtatgaaagaataattaagataaatctaaccatagcattaagcatatggatccaaatcagccccctacggaatagcgcataaactagggtttaagcttctatcactctagcaacccgtcatctaattactactccacaatacattcccttaggaccaaagatggttaagtgtcatgtagtcgacgttcacataacaccactaaaggaaacaataacatacacatcatcaaaatactgaacgaataccaaattcacatgattacttatgacaagacttttcCCGTGTCCTTAAGGACAAAAGTAACcattcacaaatcatattcatgttcaagatcagaggggtatgaaATAGCATCGAAGATCTGAAcatttaatcttccaccaaataaaccaactagtatcaactacaagatgtagtcaacactactagcaatccacaaGTACCAATATGAGATTTTGATACGAAGattgtgttggggatcgtagcagaaattcaaaattttctacgcatcaccaagatcaatctatggagtaatctagcaacgaggggaaggagagtgcatc
This window harbors:
- the LOC119354830 gene encoding WRKY transcription factor WRKY51-like, whose amino-acid sequence is MMTMDLIGGYGRADEQVAIQEAAAAGLCGMEHLILQLSRTGTSESSPVGSSEAPEQQVDCREITDMTVSKFKKVISILNHRTGHARFRRGPVVAQSQGPAVSEPAPVRASSSRSMTLDFTKASSGYGNDAGFSVSAASSSFMSSVTGDGSVSNGRGGGSSLMLPPPPSASCGKPPLASSAASTGAGAGQKRKCHDHAHSENVAGGKYGASGGRCHCSKRRKSRVRRMTRVPAISSKAAEIPADDFSWRKYGQKPIKGSPYPRGYYKCSTVRGCPARKHVERDPSDPSMLIVTYEGEHRHTPADQEPLAPLPEL